A region of Planktomarina temperata RCA23 DNA encodes the following proteins:
- the secG gene encoding preprotein translocase subunit SecG encodes MQNVVLIIHLLLAISLIGLVLLQRSEGGGLGMGGGGAGGGAMSGRAAASALTKLTWGLAIAFICTSLALTILQVQKSSGSSVLDQLMPATEQDTPVDGDALLPPSVEDSAPLLPVAD; translated from the coding sequence ATGCAAAATGTCGTCTTGATCATCCACCTTCTTTTGGCCATCTCGTTGATTGGCCTGGTTCTGTTGCAACGCTCTGAAGGTGGCGGCCTTGGTATGGGCGGCGGCGGTGCTGGCGGTGGGGCGATGTCCGGTCGCGCGGCGGCCTCGGCTTTGACCAAGCTGACCTGGGGTCTGGCGATTGCCTTTATTTGCACCTCTCTGGCCCTAACGATTCTACAGGTTCAAAAATCCTCTGGCAGCTCCGTTTTGGATCAATTGATGCCGGCCACCGAGCAAGATACACCCGTTGATGGCGATGCCCTATTGCCGCCTTCGGTCGAGGATTCCGCGCCACTTTTGCCGGTTGCTGACTAA